The following proteins are co-located in the Labrys monachus genome:
- a CDS encoding exodeoxyribonuclease VII small subunit has product MAEKPSEIVALSFEKALAELEQIVRSLEGGNVPLEESIALFGRGEQLKAHCDKLLKVAEAKVDKIRLDAEGRPAGLEALPEA; this is encoded by the coding sequence ATGGCCGAAAAGCCGTCCGAAATCGTGGCTCTGAGCTTCGAAAAGGCGCTCGCAGAGCTCGAACAGATCGTCCGCAGTCTTGAGGGCGGCAACGTGCCGCTGGAAGAATCGATCGCGCTTTTCGGGCGCGGCGAACAGCTCAAGGCCCATTGCGACAAATTGCTGAAGGTGGCGGAGGCCAAGGTCGACAAGATCCGCCTCGACGCGGAAGGCAGACCCGCCGGCCTCGAGGCGCTGCCCGAGGCCTGA